The proteins below are encoded in one region of Streptomyces cyanogenus:
- a CDS encoding GH12 family glycosyl hydrolase domain-containing protein, producing MRPSKHHVRGRRGLLGALLTALAAVAALLGVAPAAQADTTICEQYGSTTIQGRYVVQNNRWGTGEPQCITATDSGFRVIRADGSVPTNGAPKSYPSVFNGCHYTNCSPGTRLPARLGTISSAPTSISYIYVSNAVYDAAYDIWLDPTPRTDGVNRTEIMIWFTKVGPVQPVGSQVGTATVAGRPWQVWSGNNGSNDVLSFVAPSAINSWGFDVMDFVRQAVSRGLAQDSWYLTSVQAGFEPWQNGAGLAVTSFSSTVETGSGGSGGPAACKVAYGTNAWQGGFSADVTVTNTGSSPVNGWKLAFALPAGQQIGNAWGAGVTPSTGAVTAGNLAYNAQIAPGGQVSFGFQGTYGGAFAKPSGFSLNGSACATA from the coding sequence ATGCGACCGTCCAAGCACCATGTCCGTGGAAGGCGCGGCCTGTTGGGCGCGCTGCTCACCGCACTCGCCGCCGTGGCGGCGCTGCTCGGCGTCGCTCCGGCGGCGCAGGCCGACACCACGATCTGCGAACAGTACGGGTCGACGACGATCCAGGGCCGCTACGTCGTCCAGAACAACCGCTGGGGCACCGGCGAACCCCAGTGCATCACCGCCACCGACTCCGGATTCCGCGTCATCCGGGCGGACGGCTCGGTGCCGACGAACGGCGCGCCGAAGTCCTACCCGTCCGTCTTCAACGGCTGCCACTACACCAACTGTTCACCCGGCACCAGGCTTCCGGCCCGGCTCGGCACCATCTCCAGCGCGCCGACGAGCATCTCGTACATCTACGTGAGCAACGCGGTGTACGACGCCGCGTACGACATCTGGCTGGACCCCACGCCCCGTACCGACGGCGTCAACCGGACCGAGATCATGATCTGGTTCACCAAGGTGGGCCCCGTCCAGCCCGTGGGCTCGCAGGTCGGCACCGCCACCGTGGCCGGACGCCCGTGGCAGGTGTGGTCCGGCAACAACGGCTCCAACGACGTCCTGTCCTTCGTCGCACCGTCGGCGATCAACAGCTGGGGCTTCGACGTCATGGACTTCGTGCGGCAGGCCGTTTCCCGGGGGCTGGCGCAGGACAGCTGGTACCTGACCAGTGTGCAGGCCGGGTTCGAGCCCTGGCAGAACGGCGCCGGTCTCGCCGTGACCTCGTTCTCCTCCACGGTCGAGACCGGCAGCGGCGGCTCCGGGGGCCCGGCGGCCTGCAAGGTGGCGTACGGGACGAACGCCTGGCAGGGCGGTTTCAGCGCCGACGTCACCGTCACCAACACCGGCTCCTCCCCCGTCAACGGCTGGAAGCTGGCCTTCGCGCTGCCTGCGGGGCAGCAGATCGGCAATGCCTGGGGCGCCGGCGTGACGCCGTCCACCGGGGCGGTCACGGCGGGCAATCTCGCCTACAACGCGCAGATCGCGCCCGGTGGCCAGGTGTCCTTCGGCTTCCAGGGCACCTACGGCGGCGCCTTCGCCAAGCCGTCCGGTTTCAGCCTGAACGGCAGTGCCTGCGCCACCGCGTGA
- a CDS encoding glycoside hydrolase family 6 protein, whose translation MTHPIRRTPTPRPGPDRRRRRRRRRAASLGAALTALALGLAGQLTGHPAAAAENHVDNPFAGASFYVNPDYTDRVGTTVARTGDPGLRARMRKVGRYPTAVWLDRIAAVGGADPSRKSLADHLDLALAQKRRGQPITATFVVYDLPGRDCAALASNGELPLTQAGLDRYEHEYIDAIANVFKKRKYRGIRITTVIEPDSLPNLATNTSAPECAQAKSSGIYVKGIQYALDQLHALPNVYTYLDFANSGWLGWDGNLAQSVQLYTDVARGTSAGLSGVDGLVTNVSNYMPLEEPFLTDPDRTVGGNPVKSSTFYEWNADFDESDFTGNVHRALVAAGWPASTGMVVDTSRNGWGGPGRPTAESTSPVLDTYVTESRVDRRTYRGLWCNVSGAGLGRPPQAAPSGHPDSHLDAFLWVKPPGESDGASTDVPDDEGKGPDPMCDPDYAPPGAGGNRTGALPGAPPAGQWFAEQFAMLVKNAYPPVRPGGGTGL comes from the coding sequence ATGACACACCCCATCCGCCGGACGCCCACGCCCCGCCCGGGGCCGGACCGGCGACGGCGACGGCGCCGGCGCCGGGCCGCCTCGCTGGGAGCGGCGCTCACCGCCCTGGCGCTCGGCCTGGCAGGGCAGCTCACCGGCCACCCGGCGGCCGCCGCGGAGAATCACGTCGACAACCCGTTCGCCGGCGCCTCGTTCTACGTCAACCCCGACTACACCGACCGCGTCGGCACCACGGTGGCACGGACCGGGGACCCCGGGCTCAGGGCGAGGATGCGGAAAGTGGGCCGCTATCCCACCGCCGTGTGGCTCGACCGGATCGCTGCCGTCGGCGGCGCCGACCCCAGCCGCAAGAGCCTCGCCGACCACCTCGACCTGGCCCTCGCCCAGAAGCGGCGCGGACAGCCGATCACCGCGACCTTCGTGGTGTACGACCTGCCCGGGCGGGACTGCGCGGCCCTCGCCTCCAACGGTGAACTCCCGCTCACACAGGCCGGTCTCGACCGCTACGAGCACGAGTACATCGACGCCATCGCGAACGTCTTCAAGAAGCGGAAGTACCGCGGCATCCGCATCACGACGGTGATCGAACCGGACAGCCTGCCCAACCTGGCGACGAACACCTCCGCCCCGGAGTGCGCCCAGGCCAAGAGCAGCGGGATCTACGTCAAGGGCATCCAGTACGCCCTGGACCAGCTGCACGCGCTGCCCAACGTCTACACGTACCTGGACTTCGCGAACTCCGGCTGGCTCGGCTGGGACGGCAACCTGGCCCAGAGCGTGCAGTTGTACACGGACGTCGCCCGGGGCACCAGCGCCGGGCTGTCCGGCGTCGACGGGCTGGTCACCAACGTCTCCAACTACATGCCCCTGGAAGAGCCCTTCCTGACCGACCCGGACAGGACCGTCGGCGGGAACCCGGTCAAGTCCTCGACGTTCTACGAGTGGAACGCCGACTTCGACGAGTCGGACTTCACCGGGAACGTTCACCGGGCGCTCGTCGCGGCCGGCTGGCCCGCGTCGACCGGCATGGTCGTCGACACCTCCCGCAACGGCTGGGGCGGCCCCGGGCGTCCCACGGCGGAGAGCACCAGCCCCGTCCTGGACACCTACGTCACCGAGTCCCGCGTCGACCGCCGGACCTACCGGGGCCTGTGGTGCAACGTCAGTGGCGCCGGACTGGGGCGCCCGCCGCAGGCCGCGCCCTCCGGCCATCCCGACTCCCACCTCGACGCGTTCCTGTGGGTGAAGCCGCCGGGCGAGTCGGACGGCGCGAGCACCGACGTCCCCGACGACGAGGGCAAGGGCCCGGACCCCATGTGCGATCCGGACTACGCCCCGCCGGGCGCGGGCGGCAACAGGACCGGCGCGCTGCCCGGCGCCCCGCCGGCCGGGCAGTGGTTCGCCGAGCAGTTCGCGATGCTGGTGAAGAACGCCTACCCGCCGGTGCGCCCGGGCGGCGGCACCGGGCTCTGA
- a CDS encoding lytic polysaccharide monooxygenase auxiliary activity family 9 protein: protein MARRNRLTSAAAALSTLLAALALTLLGQSSARAHGVAMLPGSRTYLCYLDARTTTGGLDPTNPACRDALAESGATALYNWFAVLDSHAGGRGAGYVPDGTLCSAGDRSPYDFRAYNAARPDWPRTHLTSGATIQAQYSNWAAHPGDFRVYVTRQGWSPASALRWADLDLIQTVTDPPQQGSPGTDGGHYHWDLKLPSGRSGDALLFIQWVRSDSQENFFSCSDIVFDGGHGEVTGIRGSGGTPTPTPTPTPPDTGSCMATYSVVNSWNGGFQASVEVMNHGTAPLDGWSVAWRPGAGTRISSLWNGTRSTAADGTVTVRNVDHNRVVPADGSVTFGFTATSTGNDVPAGPIGCVTAQGTS, encoded by the coding sequence GTGGCTCGACGCAACAGACTGACGTCGGCGGCAGCGGCCCTGTCGACGCTGCTCGCGGCGCTCGCCCTGACCCTGCTGGGGCAGAGCAGCGCGCGGGCTCACGGGGTGGCCATGCTGCCCGGATCCCGTACCTACCTGTGCTATCTGGACGCGCGCACGACGACCGGCGGGCTGGACCCGACCAACCCGGCGTGCCGGGACGCGCTGGCCGAGAGCGGTGCGACGGCGCTGTACAACTGGTTCGCCGTGCTCGACTCCCACGCCGGCGGCCGGGGCGCCGGTTACGTCCCGGACGGCACCCTGTGCAGTGCGGGCGACCGGTCCCCGTACGACTTCCGCGCCTACAACGCGGCCCGCCCGGACTGGCCGCGGACCCATCTGACCAGCGGGGCGACGATCCAGGCCCAGTACAGCAACTGGGCGGCGCACCCGGGTGACTTCCGGGTCTACGTCACCCGGCAGGGCTGGTCACCGGCCTCCGCCCTGCGCTGGGCCGACCTGGACCTGATCCAGACCGTCACCGATCCGCCGCAGCAGGGGTCGCCGGGCACCGACGGCGGCCACTACCACTGGGACCTGAAACTCCCCTCCGGGCGGTCGGGTGACGCCCTGCTCTTCATCCAGTGGGTCCGCTCGGACAGCCAGGAGAACTTCTTCTCCTGCTCCGACATCGTCTTCGACGGCGGCCACGGCGAGGTCACGGGCATCCGCGGCTCCGGCGGCACGCCGACGCCCACACCGACGCCCACGCCGCCGGACACCGGTTCCTGCATGGCCACCTACTCCGTGGTGAACTCCTGGAACGGCGGCTTCCAGGCCTCCGTCGAGGTCATGAACCACGGCACGGCACCGCTCGACGGCTGGTCCGTGGCCTGGCGGCCCGGGGCGGGCACCAGGATCAGCAGCCTGTGGAACGGCACGCGGTCGACCGCCGCCGACGGGACGGTCACGGTCCGCAACGTGGACCACAACCGGGTCGTACCCGCCGACGGCAGCGTCACCTTCGGCTTCACCGCCACCTCGACCGGCAACGACGTCCCCGCCGGTCCGATCGGCTGCGTCACGGCACAGGGCACCAGCTGA